The following proteins come from a genomic window of Pyxidicoccus sp. MSG2:
- a CDS encoding HEAT repeat domain-containing protein: MRPLLVAGLLVAAAARAQAPARPRPAAPARPAPAKEQPARATPTEAPVPPSAPPPPPAEPAATGPDDTALLRGLLWAVKPAPEEVRAIAIEDVALLGDARALDSLATLLWDSNPRIQQAALRAVALFQEPRAEEILGNVVRHPRMPDALKIQALNGLIFQRTATARRTVQDAALDARLTAPVQNAARTVAAQWEAPR, from the coding sequence ATGCGTCCCCTGCTCGTTGCCGGACTCCTGGTCGCCGCCGCCGCGCGGGCCCAGGCTCCGGCCCGCCCCCGTCCCGCTGCCCCGGCCCGGCCCGCCCCGGCGAAGGAGCAGCCCGCGCGCGCCACCCCCACCGAGGCGCCCGTGCCGCCCTCCGCGCCGCCCCCGCCTCCCGCCGAGCCCGCCGCCACCGGGCCGGACGACACCGCCCTGCTGCGCGGCCTGCTGTGGGCGGTGAAGCCGGCGCCGGAGGAGGTCCGCGCCATCGCGATTGAAGACGTGGCGCTGCTGGGCGACGCGCGCGCGCTGGACTCGCTGGCCACGCTGCTGTGGGACTCCAACCCCCGCATCCAACAGGCGGCGCTCCGCGCGGTGGCGCTCTTCCAGGAGCCGCGCGCCGAGGAAATCCTCGGCAACGTGGTGCGCCACCCGCGCATGCCGGACGCGCTGAAGATTCAGGCGCTCAACGGGCTCATCTTCCAGCGCACGGCCACCGCGCGGCGCACCGTGCAGGACGCGGCGCTGGACGCCCGGCTCACCGCCCCGGTGCAGAACGCCGCGCGCACCGTCGCCGCCCAGTGGGAGGCCCCGCGCTGA